The following coding sequences are from one Aethina tumida isolate Nest 87 chromosome 2, icAetTumi1.1, whole genome shotgun sequence window:
- the LOC126264514 gene encoding neuropeptide-like 4: protein MFKFVIFVALVASALAVPAPEPKPAPQPGLIATSYTAPLAYNAPLAYNYGYYGYHAPSVYASGYAYSPYASYIV, encoded by the exons atgtttaaattt GTCATCTTTGTTGCCCTCGTAGCTTCAGCTCTGGCTGTCCCAGCTCCTGAGCCAAAACCAGCCCCGCAACCTGGTCTAATCGCTACTTCATACACTGCACCATTGGCTTACAATGCTCCTCTTGCTTACAACTACGGGTACTATGGATATCACGCTCCTTCCGTCTACGCCTCTGGATACGCTTATTCCCCATACGCttcatatattgtttaa